From Synoicihabitans lomoniglobus, the proteins below share one genomic window:
- the trpD gene encoding anthranilate phosphoribosyltransferase: MSDLAPLTESLRAAQELTAAEVESAAAALASAEVDAQSKSNFLVALADKGETAAEIAAFARSFRTRAIDPGVEAHAADAIDIVGTGGDHSGGFNISSMVVLVLASAGVKVMKHGNRGITSACGSADLLAGLGVKTDAPVEQLRGALDELGFCFFFAPAFHPAFKHIVPVRKALAAQGRRTVFNILGPTINPGRPAHVLLGVFAESWVERMAAVLSLLDTKAGLVAHGVIGEGQGIDEVTTATENRVRGVGRLGHIDTRWTAAEFGLPVGSFEDLKGGDVAHNLAIVDAVLAGKGPPGLVDTIVLNAALGLWATGKVDSVRDGLAPARESLLGGAVQAKIAATREFYGA; the protein is encoded by the coding sequence ATGTCTGACCTAGCCCCTTTGACCGAAAGTCTGCGTGCCGCGCAGGAATTAACTGCCGCGGAAGTCGAAAGTGCCGCCGCGGCTTTGGCGTCCGCCGAAGTCGACGCGCAAAGTAAGTCCAATTTTTTGGTCGCCCTGGCCGACAAGGGAGAAACTGCGGCGGAAATCGCGGCTTTTGCACGCTCGTTCCGGACTCGCGCCATCGATCCGGGCGTGGAGGCTCACGCCGCCGACGCCATCGATATTGTGGGCACCGGCGGTGATCACTCGGGAGGCTTCAATATCTCGAGCATGGTGGTTTTGGTATTGGCCAGTGCGGGGGTGAAGGTGATGAAGCATGGCAATCGTGGCATCACATCCGCCTGCGGGAGTGCCGATTTGTTGGCGGGATTGGGCGTGAAGACGGATGCACCGGTCGAGCAGTTGCGGGGAGCGCTCGATGAATTGGGGTTCTGCTTCTTTTTCGCCCCGGCGTTTCATCCCGCGTTCAAGCACATCGTGCCGGTGCGCAAGGCGCTCGCGGCCCAGGGCCGGCGCACGGTATTCAATATTTTGGGACCCACGATCAATCCCGGTCGGCCGGCGCATGTTCTGCTGGGCGTTTTTGCGGAATCGTGGGTGGAGCGCATGGCGGCGGTGCTGTCGCTGCTCGATACCAAGGCGGGTCTTGTTGCCCATGGCGTGATCGGGGAAGGCCAGGGCATCGATGAAGTCACGACCGCGACGGAGAATCGAGTGCGCGGGGTCGGTCGGCTGGGGCACATCGATACCCGCTGGACCGCGGCGGAGTTTGGTTTGCCGGTCGGGTCTTTCGAGGATCTGAAGGGAGGAGATGTCGCGCACAATCTGGCCATCGTCGATGCCGTGCTGGCCGGAAAGGGGCCGCCGGGATTGGTGGACACGATCGTATTGAACGCGGCGCTGGGGCTGTGGGCGACAGGCAAGGTTGACTCCGTGCGGGACGGGCTGGCCCCGGCTCGTGAGTCGCTGCTCGGAGGTGCCGTGCAGGCCAAGATTGCCGCCACCCGCGAATTCTACGGCGCATGA
- a CDS encoding undecaprenyl-diphosphate phosphatase, whose product MRVLILLLTLLTFSSLHAADSASPPGTEAAEASRLSKRDAVILGVVEGITEFLPISSTGHLIVTNHALGLDADDPLFDDNGQPLWARPPSAEDPVGVPLTLKLAADTYIVVIQVGAIAAVMFIFWPSIAGILRGLTGHDPVGLRLLRNIALAFFPVVFVGLAFDDWIDANLFSIPTVIAALVVGAGFMWFAERWRKQRATVTDKAPADLTPREAVQIGFIQCLALWPGMSRSMVTMVGGYFSGLAPAKAAEFSFLVGLPVLGGAAVYKGWQAGPAMISLFGWTEMLIGGAVATLAAGAAVKFLVSYLQKFGLGAFAIYRVVLAGALAIWMLD is encoded by the coding sequence GTGCGTGTATTGATTTTGCTTCTCACCCTGCTGACCTTTTCGTCGCTTCATGCGGCGGATTCCGCCTCCCCTCCGGGAACCGAAGCGGCGGAAGCAAGCCGTCTAAGCAAACGTGATGCGGTCATACTGGGCGTGGTGGAAGGTATCACCGAGTTTCTGCCGATTTCCTCGACGGGGCATTTGATCGTGACCAACCACGCCCTCGGACTGGACGCAGACGACCCCCTGTTCGATGACAACGGCCAACCCTTGTGGGCCAGACCACCCTCGGCGGAGGATCCGGTCGGCGTGCCGCTCACCCTCAAACTCGCCGCCGACACCTACATCGTCGTGATTCAAGTCGGGGCGATCGCGGCGGTGATGTTCATTTTCTGGCCATCCATCGCGGGCATTCTCCGCGGCCTCACGGGCCACGACCCCGTTGGCCTGCGCCTGCTCCGCAATATCGCGCTGGCGTTTTTCCCCGTCGTTTTCGTCGGACTGGCCTTCGATGACTGGATCGATGCCAATCTTTTTTCCATTCCCACGGTGATCGCCGCCCTGGTGGTGGGCGCGGGCTTCATGTGGTTTGCCGAACGCTGGCGGAAACAACGTGCGACCGTCACCGACAAAGCCCCGGCGGACTTAACCCCGCGCGAAGCCGTCCAGATCGGATTCATCCAATGCCTAGCGTTGTGGCCGGGCATGAGCCGCTCCATGGTCACCATGGTGGGCGGATATTTCAGTGGTTTGGCCCCGGCCAAAGCGGCCGAATTCAGCTTTCTCGTCGGACTGCCCGTGCTGGGCGGAGCGGCGGTTTACAAGGGCTGGCAAGCCGGACCGGCCATGATTTCGCTCTTCGGCTGGACCGAAATGCTCATCGGCGGAGCCGTCGCCACCCTCGCAGCGGGCGCGGCCGTAAAATTTCTGGTCTCTTATCTCCAGAAATTCGGCTTGGGCGCATTCGCCATCTACCGGGTGGTGCTCGCAGGGGCACTCGCGATCTGGATGCTTGACTGA
- the rpmF gene encoding 50S ribosomal protein L32, with product MAQPKRKHSKRRSATRRAANAFKAPELAIDPTDGSAVRPHRVNPNTGMYRGRQVLDVNV from the coding sequence ATGGCCCAACCAAAACGTAAACATTCCAAACGCCGCAGCGCCACGCGCCGCGCCGCCAACGCATTCAAGGCTCCTGAGCTCGCCATCGATCCTACGGACGGTTCCGCCGTTCGCCCGCACCGCGTCAACCCCAACACGGGTATGTATCGCGGTCGCCAGGTGCTCGACGTCAACGTCTGA
- the plsX gene encoding phosphate acyltransferase PlsX codes for MESTQGDTRRIALDAMGGDLGSAEVVSALRLALDEFPDLCPVTILGDEAELGPLLDQAKLSAHPKVTLHHTAEVITMGDEVMTAIKRKRDSSMLKAIELVKEGAARAVVSTGNTKILVSAGTLKLRTLAGIERPALAPVIPREGGHFILIDAGANPEAKSMHLVHNAILGSHYARMELGIEKPRVGLLTIGTEEGKGNSLINDTHEHLKALGDLVHYVGPVEGFQVFFDHVDVIVCDGFTGNICLKSWESLSKFFRNELKAQMLSSPLRRLGGMMARGAFTGLRHRIQPERYGGAPLLGLRGTVLKAHGSANRYALMNALGDASEFIRVDRTSRIEADIDRANKILRPEPVDVSEL; via the coding sequence ATGGAATCCACTCAAGGCGATACCCGCCGCATCGCGCTCGACGCGATGGGTGGGGACTTGGGCTCGGCCGAAGTGGTCTCAGCCCTCCGTCTCGCCCTGGACGAGTTCCCGGACCTGTGTCCGGTAACGATTCTGGGCGATGAAGCGGAGCTCGGCCCCCTGCTCGACCAAGCCAAACTTTCGGCGCACCCGAAAGTCACCCTCCACCACACCGCCGAGGTCATCACCATGGGCGATGAGGTCATGACCGCGATCAAACGAAAGCGGGACTCCTCCATGCTCAAAGCCATCGAGCTGGTCAAGGAGGGCGCCGCCCGCGCGGTGGTGAGCACCGGCAATACGAAAATCCTCGTTTCAGCCGGGACTTTGAAGCTGCGAACGCTCGCCGGCATTGAACGGCCCGCGCTCGCCCCCGTCATCCCCCGTGAAGGCGGCCATTTTATTTTGATCGATGCCGGAGCCAATCCAGAGGCCAAATCGATGCACCTCGTGCACAACGCCATTCTGGGCAGCCACTACGCCCGCATGGAGCTGGGCATCGAGAAACCCCGCGTCGGCCTCCTCACGATCGGCACCGAGGAAGGCAAAGGCAACTCGCTGATCAACGACACGCACGAACACCTCAAGGCGCTCGGAGATCTGGTCCATTACGTCGGCCCCGTGGAAGGGTTTCAGGTTTTCTTCGATCACGTCGACGTGATCGTTTGCGATGGATTCACCGGCAACATCTGCCTCAAGAGCTGGGAATCCCTGTCCAAATTTTTCCGCAATGAACTGAAAGCCCAGATGCTTTCATCCCCGTTGCGACGCTTGGGCGGCATGATGGCCCGAGGCGCGTTCACCGGCCTGCGTCATCGCATCCAACCCGAACGTTATGGCGGGGCGCCGTTGCTCGGTCTGCGCGGCACCGTGCTCAAAGCCCACGGCTCGGCCAATCGCTACGCGCTCATGAACGCGCTCGGAGACGCCAGTGAGTTTATCCGCGTCGATCGCACCAGTCGGATCGAGGCTGATATCGATCGAGCCAACAAGATCTTGCGCCCGGAACCAGTCGACGTCAGCGAACTCTGA
- a CDS encoding beta-ketoacyl-ACP synthase III, which produces MSDQIFAILGTGSYAPERVMTNDDIATVVETSDEWIVTRTGIKERRIAAEGEMTSDMATAAARAALADAGLAPTDIDLVIVATLTPDMPMPATACIVQAKLGVAPHAACFDVNAACSGFIYGFDTAWAMLQSGRYRHALVIGAEKLSSVLDWSDRTTCVLFGDAAGAVVMGPAPTGSTAEIIGARLYSEGGNTELLCIPGGGSNHPAPAPGDPPRHIQMKGREVFKFAVREMDDAARDILEQHGVEADEVSCVIPHQANLRIIDSIAQYLEIPVDRFYINLDRYGNTSAASIPLAIDEARRVGRVKPGDLTLLVAFGAGLTYGSALVRW; this is translated from the coding sequence ATGTCAGACCAGATTTTTGCCATTTTAGGCACCGGTTCCTATGCCCCTGAGCGGGTCATGACCAACGATGATATTGCCACGGTAGTGGAGACGTCCGACGAGTGGATTGTCACCCGCACCGGGATCAAGGAACGCCGCATCGCTGCCGAGGGCGAAATGACGTCCGACATGGCCACCGCCGCCGCCCGCGCCGCCTTGGCCGATGCCGGTCTGGCCCCGACGGACATCGACCTGGTTATCGTCGCCACCCTCACCCCGGACATGCCAATGCCGGCCACCGCCTGTATCGTGCAGGCCAAGCTCGGGGTCGCTCCACACGCGGCGTGTTTCGACGTCAACGCCGCCTGTTCCGGGTTTATCTACGGCTTCGACACCGCTTGGGCGATGCTCCAATCGGGTCGCTACCGCCACGCACTCGTCATCGGGGCGGAAAAACTTTCATCCGTGCTCGACTGGTCCGACCGCACCACCTGCGTGCTGTTCGGTGATGCGGCGGGTGCCGTGGTCATGGGCCCCGCTCCGACCGGCTCGACGGCGGAAATCATCGGCGCCCGGCTCTATTCCGAGGGTGGCAACACCGAGTTGTTGTGCATTCCCGGCGGGGGCTCGAACCATCCCGCTCCCGCTCCGGGTGATCCCCCACGACACATCCAAATGAAAGGCCGCGAGGTCTTTAAGTTCGCCGTGCGCGAGATGGACGATGCCGCTCGAGACATTCTGGAACAACATGGCGTCGAGGCGGACGAAGTAAGTTGCGTGATTCCGCACCAAGCCAACCTGCGGATCATCGATTCCATCGCCCAATATCTCGAAATTCCCGTTGATCGCTTTTATATCAATCTCGACCGTTACGGAAACACTTCGGCGGCGTCTATTCCCTTGGCGATCGATGAAGCTCGCCGCGTTGGTCGAGTCAAACCGGGTGATCTCACCCTGCTCGTCGCCTTTGGGGCAGGCTTGACCTACGGTAGTGCGTTGGTTCGCTGGTAA
- a CDS encoding tetratricopeptide repeat protein, whose amino-acid sequence MSPFSMRRFSAYIFLALFTVFAAQIRAELIWTPGDGWKIEGGALSGLVGSDARNALELMNKARAAEEAGKRRTALRAYKKVTKVYGNSIYSPEAYYRTAHLRLQGRQYYKAFEAFQRIMTLYPNTDRFNEVLGEQYRIAEDLMNGARNYYFGIIPAFRSRERAITYFEWVVANAPYSDYAPLALMNVAKTHQRLDNTPYAIDALDRLINNYAQSLLAPDAYLELAKTHASLVDGPLYDQESTREAITYFEDYMILFSEDEGLAEAQQGLDEMRTVFAESKMILGDYTMKYNKNLRGARVFYNEAITSFPNSAVAARAREKLDIIDAREAELGISSDNDADAARRANTPAPKPKRKKFLGIF is encoded by the coding sequence ATGTCCCCTTTTTCGATGCGTCGCTTTAGTGCCTATATCTTCCTTGCTTTGTTTACCGTCTTCGCGGCCCAGATTCGGGCGGAGTTGATTTGGACTCCCGGTGACGGTTGGAAAATCGAAGGCGGGGCGCTGTCAGGTCTCGTCGGCTCCGACGCCCGCAACGCCCTCGAACTGATGAACAAGGCCCGCGCCGCCGAGGAAGCCGGCAAACGCCGCACCGCGCTGCGCGCCTACAAAAAAGTCACCAAGGTCTACGGCAACTCGATCTACTCGCCGGAAGCCTACTACCGCACCGCGCACCTGCGCCTCCAAGGTCGCCAGTATTACAAGGCCTTTGAAGCCTTTCAGCGCATCATGACGCTCTACCCCAACACCGACCGCTTCAACGAAGTGCTGGGAGAACAATACCGCATCGCCGAAGACCTGATGAACGGCGCGCGCAACTATTATTTCGGCATCATTCCCGCCTTCCGCAGCCGCGAACGCGCCATCACCTACTTCGAGTGGGTGGTCGCCAATGCCCCCTACAGCGACTACGCGCCGCTGGCTTTGATGAATGTCGCCAAGACCCATCAACGCCTCGACAACACGCCCTACGCCATCGATGCGCTGGACCGATTAATCAATAACTACGCCCAAAGCCTGCTCGCCCCCGACGCCTACTTGGAACTCGCCAAGACGCACGCGTCGCTCGTGGACGGTCCGCTCTACGATCAGGAGTCCACCCGCGAGGCGATCACCTATTTTGAGGACTACATGATCCTCTTCTCGGAAGACGAAGGTCTGGCCGAAGCGCAACAAGGTCTCGACGAGATGCGCACCGTATTCGCCGAGAGCAAAATGATCCTCGGCGACTACACCATGAAGTATAACAAAAATCTTCGTGGTGCCCGCGTGTTCTACAACGAAGCCATCACGTCGTTCCCCAACTCGGCCGTCGCCGCCCGGGCGCGGGAGAAACTCGACATCATCGACGCCCGCGAAGCCGAACTGGGCATCAGTTCCGACAACGACGCCGATGCTGCTCGGCGCGCCAACACGCCCGCCCCGAAGCCCAAGCGTAAGAAGTTCCTGGGAATCTTCTAA
- the lptE gene encoding LPS assembly lipoprotein LptE, protein MPSSSAFRLHRFAFVIATSWMAMMVMAGCSHYRLGTGSDRVSFETLYIAPISNEAAVPQAVATVSRALRSAVIRDGRVRLAADAASADAVLQVTLSDYGRTFSAVQATDTALARKFDLELIARCDLTDQRTGEALFKNRRIMVTRQIYVDDGQNPAEYQALPQLADQLADWVAHAVLDVW, encoded by the coding sequence ATGCCAAGTTCGTCCGCATTCCGTCTGCATCGTTTCGCCTTCGTCATCGCGACGAGTTGGATGGCGATGATGGTGATGGCCGGCTGTTCCCACTACCGCCTCGGCACCGGATCCGACCGGGTGAGCTTCGAAACTCTCTACATCGCGCCGATCTCCAATGAGGCCGCCGTGCCTCAGGCCGTGGCTACGGTTTCACGGGCCTTGCGCTCGGCCGTGATTCGCGATGGTCGGGTTCGTCTCGCCGCCGACGCCGCTTCCGCCGACGCCGTGCTGCAGGTCACGCTCTCCGATTACGGGCGCACCTTCAGCGCCGTGCAAGCCACCGATACGGCTCTCGCCCGCAAGTTCGACCTCGAACTCATCGCTCGTTGCGATCTCACCGATCAACGCACCGGCGAGGCTTTGTTCAAAAACCGCCGGATCATGGTCACGCGCCAAATCTACGTGGACGACGGACAAAATCCGGCCGAATACCAAGCGCTCCCGCAGCTCGCGGATCAATTGGCGGACTGGGTCGCACACGCTGTGCTCGACGTCTGGTAG
- the rpe gene encoding ribulose-phosphate 3-epimerase: MKLAPLLAPSLLAGDHAALGDSAEVVPHHGLSWLHVDIMDAHFVPNLTFGPEVVAALRRRSALADTFFDTHLMLDEPHRYVEAFAQAGSSLISIHIEPSYDHAGTLARIRELGCQNGIVLNPDTPAEAVESLLDQVDLVLVMTVQPGFGGQSFRTSMMPKIAQLDRWRQERGLNFRLEVDGGVDLTTGPLCREAGADTFVAGTAFFKATDRAAFAAAVAAW; the protein is encoded by the coding sequence GTGAAGCTCGCTCCTCTCCTCGCGCCCTCCCTTTTGGCCGGTGATCACGCCGCCCTCGGCGACAGTGCCGAAGTCGTTCCCCACCACGGTCTCTCCTGGCTGCACGTCGACATCATGGATGCGCATTTCGTGCCCAACCTGACATTTGGCCCCGAGGTGGTCGCCGCGCTGCGCCGCCGTTCCGCCCTGGCGGATACGTTTTTCGACACCCACCTCATGCTGGACGAACCCCATCGCTACGTGGAGGCGTTTGCCCAGGCCGGTTCGAGTCTCATCAGTATTCACATCGAGCCGTCCTACGACCACGCCGGCACCCTCGCCCGGATCCGCGAACTCGGTTGCCAGAATGGCATCGTGCTTAATCCCGATACTCCGGCCGAGGCCGTCGAATCGTTGCTCGACCAGGTCGATCTCGTGCTGGTCATGACCGTTCAACCCGGTTTTGGCGGACAAAGCTTTCGCACGTCGATGATGCCCAAGATCGCTCAGCTCGACCGCTGGCGCCAGGAGCGCGGGCTCAACTTCCGGCTCGAAGTCGATGGCGGCGTCGACCTCACGACCGGACCGCTTTGCCGGGAGGCGGGTGCGGACACGTTTGTGGCCGGCACCGCGTTCTTCAAAGCAACCGATCGCGCCGCTTTCGCTGCCGCCGTGGCGGCGTGGTGA
- a CDS encoding glycerophosphodiester phosphodiesterase, which translates to MNLFVARSSGFVPVSPYRVTPPRLPALVSLIAGLLVPHVVEAKLLLAAHRGSSWDYPENTLAAFAAAKLVADYVEFDVRVTVDGQFVVMHDPTVDRTTNGTGTVAAMMAADITRLDAGARFHPRIGAQRVPTAEQTLREIQTDAAPMMECKSGTVAQMVALLDTVPWRPDGYVMHFNYRWLVELKQARPDVQVGWLGAGYLSDADLAAARRDGISLLSWRHSDLNADVIARLNGSGMIVWAWTVNDATRCAQLAADGIDGLVADDMAGLAYHPMFRSRAEAVDLTNAASLDGRQDRTVIMESGAESKLRRRVQWMRERDQAMVAQSGSLAVPLHTSGTGETYRADWVDGRGIARSRRFAVTPTEDEAGGLANLSARAAIGTGDRTAVVGWVTQGDGLQPYLVRGVGPTLAQFGVPNAAAAPWIQLFDDDHETDPRPSSAAIDSRWESLVAAHFGAFPLVTGAGDVVQLRSLRAGTHTAHLGARDATGTGLLEIYRSPRSADVSAEQLLNLSFRCWVPTGGNMVAGFVVDGPGSQRLLIRGLGPALRRFGIAEALPDPIIRVVDASGRVQAVGDDWSFDDDNGLVRAAMLATGSADLMTIGSRDAAILLNLAPGVYTVILESAVPNQSGIGLIELFALDEAS; encoded by the coding sequence GTGAATCTTTTCGTCGCCCGGTCTTCGGGTTTCGTTCCTGTTTCTCCTTATCGCGTCACCCCCCCGCGTCTTCCTGCGTTGGTCAGCTTGATCGCGGGTCTGCTAGTTCCTCACGTGGTGGAAGCAAAATTGCTGTTGGCGGCGCACCGCGGGTCATCCTGGGATTATCCGGAGAATACCCTCGCGGCTTTTGCCGCAGCCAAGCTGGTCGCGGACTACGTCGAATTTGACGTGCGGGTCACCGTCGACGGGCAGTTTGTCGTCATGCATGACCCGACGGTCGATCGCACAACCAACGGCACGGGCACGGTCGCCGCGATGATGGCGGCGGACATCACCCGTCTTGATGCCGGTGCCCGATTTCATCCGCGTATCGGTGCCCAACGTGTGCCCACCGCTGAGCAGACGTTGCGCGAGATCCAAACCGATGCCGCGCCCATGATGGAGTGCAAAAGCGGCACCGTGGCGCAAATGGTGGCGCTGTTGGATACGGTCCCCTGGCGGCCCGACGGCTACGTCATGCACTTCAATTACCGTTGGTTGGTGGAATTGAAACAAGCGCGCCCAGACGTGCAAGTCGGGTGGCTCGGGGCGGGGTATTTATCCGACGCGGACCTCGCGGCGGCCCGACGCGACGGGATCAGCTTGTTGTCCTGGCGACACAGTGACCTCAACGCGGATGTGATCGCGCGACTCAATGGCAGCGGCATGATCGTCTGGGCATGGACGGTGAATGATGCCACCCGCTGCGCGCAGTTGGCGGCCGACGGCATTGATGGTTTGGTCGCGGATGATATGGCTGGGTTGGCGTATCATCCGATGTTTCGGTCGCGGGCGGAGGCGGTCGATCTCACGAACGCAGCGTCCCTGGACGGACGTCAGGATCGCACCGTGATCATGGAATCGGGGGCGGAGTCCAAGTTGCGTCGCCGCGTGCAGTGGATGCGGGAGCGCGATCAAGCGATGGTGGCGCAGAGCGGGTCGCTGGCGGTGCCCTTGCATACCTCTGGGACAGGGGAAACCTACCGGGCCGACTGGGTCGATGGTCGTGGTATCGCGCGGTCACGCCGCTTTGCCGTGACGCCGACCGAAGACGAGGCGGGCGGACTGGCCAATCTGTCAGCGCGGGCCGCGATCGGCACCGGGGATCGCACGGCGGTGGTGGGGTGGGTCACGCAGGGTGACGGGCTGCAACCGTATTTGGTGCGCGGCGTGGGGCCGACGTTGGCTCAGTTTGGCGTGCCCAACGCGGCGGCGGCGCCGTGGATTCAACTTTTCGACGACGATCATGAGACTGATCCCCGGCCATCGTCCGCCGCCATTGACTCACGATGGGAGTCGTTGGTCGCGGCCCATTTCGGTGCGTTCCCGTTGGTCACGGGGGCCGGCGATGTGGTGCAACTCCGGTCGCTGCGCGCGGGGACTCATACCGCGCATCTCGGGGCGCGGGACGCGACCGGGACCGGCCTTCTGGAGATTTACCGTTCGCCCCGATCGGCGGATGTGAGCGCGGAGCAGCTGCTGAATCTATCTTTTCGCTGTTGGGTCCCGACCGGAGGCAACATGGTCGCGGGATTCGTGGTCGATGGACCGGGTAGCCAGCGCTTGTTGATTCGCGGTTTGGGACCGGCCCTGCGTCGTTTCGGAATCGCGGAAGCTTTGCCCGACCCGATCATACGCGTGGTGGATGCCAGTGGCAGAGTGCAAGCCGTGGGCGATGATTGGTCGTTCGACGACGATAACGGTCTGGTGCGCGCGGCCATGTTGGCGACCGGGAGCGCGGATCTGATGACGATCGGCAGCCGGGATGCCGCGATTCTGCTGAACCTGGCTCCGGGCGTTTACACCGTCATTCTGGAATCGGCCGTGCCGAACCAATCCGGCATCGGATTGATCGAACTGTTCGCGCTGGACGAAGCGTCGTGA